catgtgactccatgcggcaagcgcgacctaacgtggtcgcttgagctgtacggcctcgcggggccgatcccacttcgatccgcggagccgtatggagttgtgtggagctggtcccgacatcgcgcggggctccgaaaaactgaccgtgttcaaaaattttgcgcggcaatggcctgccggcccgcagccacctcgacgccgtacgcactgcctcgacgggctacgcagcgtcttgacaccgtacacagcgtcttgatgcTGCGCACGCCCTTCGAACtttgctcaaacttcacgtcactcactcgacctccgcgcagcccctgcttccggtttggtcgcgcttgccgcatgcaggtcgcatgctcgtgggacggcCCTTtatagcgccaaagacccgggttcgatcctgtctacgggtgctcatctgtacggagtttgtacatcctccctgtgacctggatgggttttctccggatgatctcctttcctcccacactccgaacacttgctggtttgtaggtgaattggcttctgtaaattgcctttagtgggtaggatgcaaaactgagtTAGCAGTGACCGAgtgtgggtgatcattggtgGACGTGGACTCTGTGTTTCCATGCCGTACTTCTGAACTAGAGCTAAACTATTGTGTCCTGGAAAAGCTGTCAATCAATCCAACTCTCCTGGGAATGAACTCCTTTAAAAAAATTACTTGCAACTGCAACTAGGATAAATCAATTTTTTAATTACTGTTTCAATACGTTCGCTATACTGGAAACatagtttttttttgcattaaagTCCTCTTAAGAATgttaattgtttgataatttttaTAAATTggcaacatggtggcacagcggtagagttgctgccttacaacgccaagacctgggttcgatccggaTTACAGGTGATTGTCTAtagggagtttatacgttcttcctgcgacctgcgtaggtttcatccgggatctctggtttcctcccacattacaaagacgcactggtttgtaggttaattggcttggttaaaaattgtaaattgtgtgtaggatggtcttagtgtgcggggatcgctggtgggcgcagattcggtgggtcgaagggactgtttctgcgctgcatttcTAAAGTAAATGAGTTGCAGACCTGTTGGAGTTGCAGTATGTTTAGTATTGCATAATGTGAACAAAATGAAAGATATTTTAAACTCACCAATGGAGACTGAGGCACATCCAGTTCCCTTTTGCCCCCTGGATACCAACCATGTGACCAGTGTTGCGCTCTCGAAAACTGAGGGTTAGCAATCAGCAGGAGAAACACCAGTGAGCAAAGACTTTTTTGGAAGGCCATTATATGGCTAGTGATGAGACCTCAACTCCTAACGGCTCTGGAAAAGAGGCAAAGAAAGTCCATGAAACTGAAAAGTGAGACATAGAATACGTCTGACTGTGATGGTGAGACAAAGGGGCCACATGCAAAGTGAATacataggaagcaactgcagatgctgctttataccgatggtagacacaaagtgctggagcaatcagcgggtcaggcagcatctccagagaaaaggaacgggtgacgtttcaggtcaggacccttcttcagactggacggtctgaagaagggtcacgacccgaatcatcccccatcccttttctccagaaatgctgcctgacccactgaggtgcttcagcactttgtgtctacaggCAAAGTGAAAACAGACATGCTTGTTTACATCACAATAATGATATGACCTTTGGATACCTGTGCTAGAAACCCAACTCGGTTCTAAAGGCAATGCTGTATTTTTCCAGTTTAATTATTGCATGTTTAATTATTACATAATATTATCTTTGAATGTGTTTTGGTTCCCAAGTGCAGGGGGATATAAGCAGACGAATCTCTCTCTGAGGATAAACCTTGCAACCTATAACCATGTATCGAATACTTTGGAACATTCTTCTGTTGCATAAggattatctatctatatactaaaagtttcatcttgtgtgcgtgcatgtgtgtgtgtatgttttgtatcttcctcaaaatgCTATGTGCCAGCGcttaaatgtttacatattctaactcacattttccccctccacGCCGTACTCAGGTTCATTTAAGATtacatcctatatttcacaagttattcgcaattaaagattttttttaaagccaaaaaccacttctcacagagagcctttttccagcaacttccagtgatgatgtcacaatgccatctcacagacatccaatcacaatggatctcatttagaaatgacatcacaatgggatgttgccaacggtaaccacAGCTTCTCACAGagcctttttccagcagcttctagtgatgatgtcacaatgcaccaATGCACAGAGGGCACCAATCacgatgggctctcaagctgctgagtgccacaatgacatcccaatgggatgttgccaacggtaactgcagcttctcacagagagcctttttccaggagcttccagtgatgatgctaTATGTCATAGTTATTTGTTGATTAAAGCTTTGAaaatgccaactttaacaagatttttactgttaaaaaccttcctgccagcttccacttcgatacaaagttgaaatacaggaacactctgaacttttcaccgcaatgggatatcacagcaagtgaatctacaggagggggagggcaaattggtattgcaattggaactgctgcGGCAGGCAGGGAAAGCaaattggaatttttttaaagtccactgctgagggaggcaagggagtgctggaatcttacgtttggGAATGGGTTCAGTTGTGGAACCACGCCTCCCATGGGAGCtacgggttagtggtgcaatattgcgttgggcaaCGGGATCCGTTGGGGGACCAGggctggtgagaccaaatctggagtatggtgtacaattttggtcgcccaattataggaaggatgtcaacaaaatagagagagtacagaggagatttactagaatgctgcctgggtttcaacaactaagttacaaagaaaagttgaataagttaggtctttattctctggagcgcagaaggttaaggggggacttgatagaggtctttaaaatgatgagaggaatagacagagttgatgtggatcagcttttccctttgagaatagggaagattcaaacaagaggacatgacttcagaattaagggacagaagtttaggggtaacatgagggggaacttctttactcagagagtgataacgctgtggaatgagcttccagtggaagtggtggaggcaggttcgttggtataatttaaaaataaattggataggcatatggatgagaagggaatggagggttatggtatgagtgcaggcaggtgggactaagggaaaaaagatgttcggcacggacttgtagggccgagatggcctgtttccgtgctgtaattgttatatggttatatggttatagggctcaccgtgtgacagggacccaaagggtcccacttggtctagtatattttatAAACTACTCTTTTCTTAGAGCAGGGAATACTATCTGTTTTAGTTTCTGTTCACTCTGAGTTGATAAGTCCTATCCTGCTGTCCGTTTGAGTTtacgtttgagtttagtttattgtcatgtgtactgagggacagtgaaaagcttttgttgtgcccTATCCCGccaggggaaagacaatacacaattgagCCAATCTCACTGTACAGATaaatgacaaagggaataacatgcatttagtgtaagataatatccagtattttgtttgttaACTTTTGttactttgtcggtgccagaaatGTGGTGACAGGcgaactgcctaggtgaggtctgttatatgattttaccgggttttttgtgcaaaacaaagcttttcactgtacctaggtacatgtggcgATAAAGTATCAATGaagtgaatcattgaatcattgattgaACCAAAATAGTCCACAGATGTtcaattaggtagatagtagttcaggactgctctctagttgttggtggaatagttcagttgcctgataacagctgggaaagaaactgttcttgaatctggaggtgtgcattttcacacttcaatacttcttttcgttgtctctgtactgtacactgcacaatgacaataaagttgaatctgaatcttcttgcccatggaagaggggagaagagggagtggctggggtgcgatCAAGTGACCTTGTCAAGCTTTTTTGCATAATTCATCGTGCTGTATTCCACTTCCCTAATATTGTATCCAAGCTGAGTTACTCACTGGGAATAGATTAGATGACGTGCATGACTCCGTGGTGTCACTCTTGACCTCTGCAGTAGGTTGGGTTCGAGGCTCACTGGAGGGAACTGAGCGCTAAaaggctggcacagtggcgcagcggtagagttagagcaccagagaccaaggttcgatcctgcccacgggtgctgtctggacagagtttgtacattctcccgtgacctgtgtgggtttcctccgggtgctccggtttcctccaaagacatacagctttgtaggttaattggctttggtaacattttaaattgttccttgtgtgtgtgtgtgtgtgggatagtgtcagtgtgcggggatcgctggctggggcGGACGTGATgaaccaaagggactgtttccatgctgtatcgccaaATTAAACTACATTTCCTGGTTGGTATTGCAATGAAGTACTGAGGGAATGTTGCTCAACATGAGTCCTGAATAAGATGAATAACATGAACAACATGAGTCCTGAATAACCTGTTAGTTCCCAAAGATCAGTGGACAGATTCTTCCTGGTATTCTGCCTTTAATGCTAGATAGGATAGCattgcatttaagagacttttacagAGACACAAGCACAGGATATGGATGtagagcaggcagaggagattagtttaaattaatgttcatgttgggcacagacattgtgggctgaagcacctgttcctgtgctgtactatgtttaTCCTTTAGCTAATGTCATTACTAAAACACATCGTTATCATATTGTTGCCTGAT
The sequence above is a segment of the Amblyraja radiata isolate CabotCenter1 chromosome 1, sAmbRad1.1.pri, whole genome shotgun sequence genome. Coding sequences within it:
- the LOC116985372 gene encoding progonadoliberin-2, which encodes MAFQKSLCSLVFLLLIANPQFSRAQHWSHGWYPGGKRELDVPQSPLVPEELKLCEGENCVFLRSAQKDFMRSFLVCKDHLWKK